The following are from one region of the Sandaracinus amylolyticus genome:
- a CDS encoding DPP IV N-terminal domain-containing protein, whose translation MAISATPAGTRAQLRDPLLDWRTIRTPHFVIHYHEPLGYLARRVAAVAERAHSTLATVLAFEPRERVQIVITDDADAANGSATALPYDTIRLFAEAPDDLSPLADYDDWLTTLVTHEHTHILHLDNASGVPSFINLLLGKVYMPNHVQPRWFLEGLAVHEETEHTSGGRLRSSQWDMYLRMDALEDRFWDLDQVSSNADRWPHGNAAYLYGSFFVRYISERHGRVALATIAHEYGASVIPYGLNRVAQRATGSSFIELWDAFLDERRAHYREQQREVDALGRREGTRLTTHGEIARAPRYLRDGRLMYLRADNRSRAEIVIVDPITGERRDVLARMNAGGEAAVHPDGRTIVFSRSDAHRDIYFFSDLVRRDLETGDETRLTDGLRAREPDLSPDGRYVAFTMSRAGTTRLMIAELADVTGTMRELTPGARFQQWYTPRFSPDGRTVAASTWREGGYRDVVLVDVATGRIEDLTHDRASDTGPTFSPDGTRVVFSSDRTGIANLYAYELASGSLRQLTNVIAGAYQPSIAPDGRRITYVGYTSYGFDLFAIDVELTGFRDAPAYVDTRPAPSDSAPVWTAESEDYDALPTLYPRSYFLDLTPDSFGTTLGITIAGEDVAAFHSWSARIGFGLERGNMSIDAGYSYNRLPVSIGVRGFRRVTRAGGLQIGGEDVPWIQDSWGGDVGVAYSFPRAFRGNTISASYALTWTEPAEAFSTLPLDPNFPPPLVPETGFFSTLRFGWSYSDVERYGYDISPSNGQALGIGASVSDPAIGSQFRVLTLSWSFVRYLPMPWLEHHVLAFRYAGGISGGDLDRLGLFGVGGFPTVPLIEGFNSPVILGGVALRGYLPNDRVGSQFHLAQLEYRFPIYRFNRGILTLPVYLNRLWATVFADAGDAFFGDIDFSRFRVGVGAELHVDFTLFYVLGFSLRIGYARGLMEGGIDQVYAHLGVPF comes from the coding sequence GTGGCGATCTCGGCCACCCCGGCCGGCACGCGCGCGCAGCTCCGCGATCCACTCCTGGACTGGCGGACGATCCGCACACCGCACTTCGTCATCCACTACCACGAGCCGCTCGGGTACCTCGCGCGGCGCGTCGCCGCCGTCGCCGAGCGCGCGCACTCGACGCTCGCGACCGTGCTCGCGTTCGAGCCGCGCGAGCGCGTGCAGATCGTGATCACCGACGATGCCGATGCCGCGAACGGATCGGCGACCGCCCTGCCCTACGACACCATCCGCCTCTTCGCGGAGGCGCCCGACGATCTCTCACCGCTCGCCGACTACGACGACTGGCTCACGACGCTCGTCACGCACGAGCACACGCACATCCTGCATCTCGACAACGCGAGCGGTGTGCCCTCGTTCATCAACCTGCTGCTCGGCAAGGTCTACATGCCGAACCACGTGCAGCCGCGGTGGTTCCTCGAGGGCCTCGCGGTGCACGAGGAGACCGAGCACACGTCGGGCGGACGACTGCGCAGCTCGCAGTGGGACATGTACCTGCGGATGGACGCGCTCGAGGATCGCTTCTGGGACCTCGATCAAGTCAGCTCGAACGCGGATCGCTGGCCTCATGGCAACGCCGCGTATCTCTACGGATCCTTCTTCGTCCGCTACATCTCGGAGCGACACGGGCGCGTCGCGCTCGCGACCATCGCGCACGAGTACGGCGCATCCGTGATCCCCTACGGGCTCAACCGCGTCGCGCAGCGCGCGACGGGGTCGTCGTTCATCGAGCTCTGGGACGCGTTCCTCGACGAGCGCCGCGCGCACTACCGCGAGCAGCAGCGCGAGGTCGACGCGCTCGGTCGTCGCGAGGGCACGCGCCTGACGACGCACGGCGAGATCGCGCGCGCCCCACGCTATCTGCGCGACGGGCGCTTGATGTACCTGCGCGCCGACAATCGCTCGCGCGCCGAGATCGTGATCGTCGATCCGATCACCGGCGAGCGACGCGACGTGCTCGCGCGCATGAACGCGGGCGGCGAGGCGGCGGTGCATCCCGACGGACGCACGATCGTGTTCTCGCGATCCGACGCGCACCGCGACATCTACTTCTTCTCGGATCTCGTCCGCCGCGATCTCGAGACGGGCGACGAGACGCGCCTGACCGACGGCCTCCGCGCGCGCGAGCCCGACCTCTCGCCCGACGGTCGCTACGTGGCCTTCACGATGTCGCGCGCCGGCACGACGCGGCTGATGATCGCGGAGCTCGCGGACGTGACCGGCACGATGCGCGAGCTGACGCCCGGGGCGCGCTTCCAGCAGTGGTACACGCCGCGCTTCTCACCGGACGGGCGCACCGTGGCGGCGTCGACGTGGCGCGAGGGCGGATATCGCGACGTGGTGCTCGTCGACGTCGCGACCGGGCGCATCGAGGATCTCACGCACGATCGCGCGTCGGACACCGGGCCCACCTTCTCGCCGGACGGGACGCGCGTGGTGTTCTCGTCCGACCGCACCGGCATCGCGAACCTCTACGCGTACGAGCTCGCGAGTGGCTCGCTGCGGCAGCTCACCAACGTGATCGCCGGGGCCTATCAGCCGTCGATCGCTCCCGACGGCCGTCGGATCACGTACGTGGGTTACACGTCGTACGGCTTCGATCTCTTCGCGATCGACGTCGAGCTCACGGGCTTCCGCGATGCGCCGGCGTACGTCGACACCCGCCCGGCGCCGAGCGACAGCGCGCCGGTGTGGACCGCGGAGAGCGAGGACTACGACGCGCTCCCCACGCTCTATCCGCGCTCGTACTTCCTCGATCTCACGCCCGACTCGTTCGGCACGACGCTCGGGATCACGATCGCGGGCGAGGACGTCGCGGCGTTCCACTCGTGGAGCGCGCGCATCGGGTTCGGGCTCGAGCGCGGCAACATGTCGATCGACGCGGGCTACTCGTACAACCGGCTCCCGGTGTCGATCGGCGTGCGCGGGTTCCGTCGCGTGACGCGCGCGGGCGGGCTGCAGATCGGCGGCGAGGACGTGCCGTGGATCCAGGACTCGTGGGGCGGCGACGTGGGCGTCGCGTACTCGTTCCCGCGCGCGTTCCGCGGCAACACGATCTCGGCGTCGTACGCGCTCACGTGGACCGAGCCCGCCGAGGCGTTCTCCACGCTGCCGCTCGATCCGAACTTCCCGCCGCCGCTCGTGCCCGAGACCGGCTTCTTCTCGACGCTGCGCTTCGGATGGTCGTACAGCGACGTCGAGCGCTACGGCTACGACATCAGTCCGTCGAACGGCCAAGCGCTCGGGATCGGCGCGTCGGTGTCGGATCCCGCGATCGGCAGCCAGTTCCGCGTGCTCACGCTGAGTTGGTCGTTCGTGCGGTACCTGCCGATGCCGTGGCTCGAGCACCACGTGCTCGCGTTCCGCTACGCGGGCGGCATCAGCGGAGGCGATCTCGATCGCCTCGGGCTCTTCGGCGTCGGTGGGTTCCCCACGGTGCCGTTGATCGAGGGGTTCAACAGCCCGGTGATCCTCGGGGGCGTGGCGCTGCGCGGCTACCTGCCGAACGATCGCGTCGGCAGCCAGTTCCATCTCGCGCAGCTCGAGTACCGGTTCCCGATCTACCGGTTCAACCGCGGCATCCTCACGCTGCCGGTCTACCTGAACCGGCTCTGGGCGACGGTCTTCGCCGACGCGGGCGATGCGTTCTTCGGCGACATCGACTTCTCGCGATTCCGCGTGGGTGTGGGCGCGGAGCTCCACGTCGACTTCACGCTCTTCTACGTGCTCGGGTTCTCGCTGCGGATCGGGTATGCACGGGGCCTGATGGAAGGCGGGATCGACCAGGTCTACGCCCACCTCGGTGTGCCCTTCTGA
- a CDS encoding DnaJ domain-containing protein, whose translation MSNGLGLPKPLAEMSDRELDEELQRRRRLRAASRRPEAPITDAERQMLARFERQTAREDGGGEGGASWVAAAAERVDLARHYAALELKPGATLAQVEAAYKALVAKYDPTKHAGDPERHRAATQLVQELGRSYAMLVERLRR comes from the coding sequence ATGAGCAACGGGCTCGGGCTGCCCAAGCCGCTCGCGGAGATGAGTGACCGCGAGCTCGACGAAGAGCTGCAGCGCCGGCGTCGGCTGCGTGCGGCGTCGCGGCGGCCCGAGGCGCCGATCACCGACGCGGAGCGGCAGATGCTGGCGCGGTTCGAGCGTCAGACGGCGCGCGAAGACGGTGGTGGCGAGGGCGGCGCGTCGTGGGTCGCGGCAGCGGCAGAGCGCGTCGATCTCGCGCGCCACTACGCGGCGCTGGAGCTCAAGCCGGGCGCGACGCTCGCGCAGGTCGAGGCGGCGTACAAGGCGCTGGTCGCGAAGTACGACCCGACGAAGCACGCGGGCGATCCCGAGCGACATCGCGCGGCGACGCAGCTGGTGCAGGAGCTCGGGCGCAGCTACGCGATGCTCGTCGAGCGCCTGCGGCGCTGA
- a CDS encoding L-histidine N(alpha)-methyltransferase, with amino-acid sequence MQPALDVRGLIRPRRDDEFFGEVIAGLGSQPKTIPSKWLWDERGARLHERVRDTRGHYLARAERALLDAHGREIASVLGPRSLLVDVAPRDGLRVRALLGRLDEPAAYVPLDPSATRLEELASALRREYRGLEVSPLVAGHALPRSTDLRARLARIDEGNATVWLGDARIGEIAPHDAVSLLARAALLAGSRGRVLVSVDLKKPKRTIEDAYFDRSGACAAFHRNVLVRINREIGATFDVTQFSFRAPYDPIRGRVEMRLVSEHAQRVLVGGCEIALAKGEWIVGGHAYKYDPTELTSLVRRAGLEMVRSWTDPEWRMSLCLLAVRGGGHARA; translated from the coding sequence ATGCAACCCGCCCTCGACGTACGGGGGCTGATCCGACCTCGTCGCGACGACGAGTTCTTCGGCGAAGTGATCGCCGGTCTCGGATCGCAGCCCAAGACGATTCCTTCCAAGTGGCTCTGGGACGAGCGCGGCGCGCGACTCCACGAGCGCGTGCGCGACACGCGTGGCCACTACCTCGCGCGCGCCGAGCGCGCGCTGCTCGACGCACACGGGCGCGAGATCGCGAGCGTGCTCGGGCCGCGCTCGCTGCTCGTCGACGTCGCACCGCGCGACGGGCTGCGCGTGCGAGCGCTGCTCGGTCGACTGGACGAGCCCGCGGCGTACGTGCCGCTCGATCCGAGCGCGACGCGTCTCGAGGAGCTCGCGAGCGCGCTGCGTCGCGAGTATCGAGGGCTCGAGGTCTCGCCGCTGGTCGCGGGCCACGCGCTGCCTCGCTCGACCGATCTGCGCGCGCGCCTCGCACGCATCGACGAGGGCAACGCGACGGTGTGGCTCGGTGATGCGCGCATCGGGGAGATCGCGCCGCACGACGCGGTGTCGCTGCTCGCGCGTGCGGCGCTGCTCGCGGGCTCGCGCGGTCGCGTGCTGGTTTCGGTCGATCTGAAGAAGCCGAAGCGGACGATCGAGGACGCGTACTTCGATCGATCGGGCGCGTGCGCCGCGTTCCACCGCAACGTGCTGGTGCGGATCAACCGCGAGATCGGCGCGACGTTCGACGTGACGCAGTTCTCGTTCCGCGCGCCCTACGATCCGATCCGCGGTCGCGTCGAGATGCGCCTCGTGAGCGAGCACGCGCAGCGCGTCCTCGTGGGTGGCTGCGAGATCGCGCTCGCGAAGGGCGAGTGGATCGTCGGCGGGCACGCGTACAAGTACGACCCCACCGAGCTCACGTCGCTGGTGCGTCGCGCGGGGCTCGAGATGGTGCGCTCGTGGACCGATCCCGAGTGGCGGATGAGCCTCTGTCTGCTCGCGGTGCGCGGAGGCGGTCATGCGCGAGCGTGA
- a CDS encoding PilZ domain-containing protein, with the protein MSKKPEAESDDQRTSERVTINKEFESFDAFIQEYVTNISRSGVFVKSKQPLPVGTRVNLKFTVIMDDIETIEGIGEVVRVQHDPSGMGVVFRELSQYSQHLIERLLTSPMSGGGGNESA; encoded by the coding sequence ATGTCGAAGAAGCCGGAGGCGGAGAGCGACGATCAGCGCACCTCGGAGCGCGTGACGATCAACAAGGAGTTCGAGAGCTTCGACGCGTTCATCCAGGAGTACGTGACGAACATCTCGCGCTCCGGCGTGTTCGTGAAGAGCAAGCAGCCGCTCCCCGTCGGCACGCGCGTGAACCTGAAGTTCACGGTGATCATGGACGACATCGAGACGATCGAGGGCATCGGCGAGGTCGTCCGCGTGCAGCACGATCCCTCGGGCATGGGCGTGGTGTTCCGCGAGCTGAGCCAGTACTCGCAGCACCTGATCGAGCGGCTGCTGACGTCGCCGATGAGCGGCGGCGGAGGGAACGAGAGCGCATGA
- a CDS encoding DUF4388 domain-containing protein: MEPPVPKVTPPPPTRPAKQYALRFISGKYQGGEFPLPNNKEIVVGRSSELDMVLVEDMVSRRHAKLTVTGDQIFIQDLGSTNGTFVNGEKIKRARLQEGDRILIGTSIIKLVASDSAASGDAKAKLEDVAAGRRTSQVRTMSGSIAEIPLPDLMQLFGASKKSGVLVIRTDADVGKIFIDNGRVIFAVVNEHYDVAPLKSLFRILTWQTGSFDMDPPEAREFLEKIEMSVEGILMEAMRQIDEIRRLGSDMPTLQASVLLAMPMIPPLRDLSPEELDVLQLAYNYGHVETVLNKSLASDLDTSQILVKLIKSGYLRVE, from the coding sequence ATGGAGCCCCCCGTTCCGAAGGTGACGCCGCCTCCTCCGACGAGGCCAGCGAAGCAGTACGCGCTGCGCTTCATCTCGGGGAAGTACCAGGGGGGCGAGTTCCCCCTCCCGAACAACAAGGAGATCGTCGTCGGGCGCTCGAGCGAGCTGGACATGGTCCTCGTGGAGGACATGGTCTCGCGCCGCCACGCGAAGCTGACCGTCACCGGCGATCAGATCTTCATCCAGGACCTCGGCTCGACCAACGGCACCTTCGTCAACGGCGAGAAGATCAAGCGCGCGCGCCTGCAGGAGGGCGACCGCATCCTGATCGGCACGTCGATCATCAAGCTCGTCGCGAGCGACAGCGCGGCCTCCGGCGACGCGAAGGCGAAGCTCGAGGACGTCGCGGCGGGACGTCGCACCTCGCAGGTGCGAACGATGTCGGGCTCGATCGCGGAGATCCCGCTGCCCGACCTCATGCAGCTCTTCGGCGCGAGCAAGAAGAGCGGCGTGCTGGTGATCCGCACCGACGCCGACGTCGGCAAGATCTTCATCGACAACGGCCGCGTGATCTTCGCGGTCGTGAACGAGCACTACGACGTCGCGCCGCTGAAGAGCCTCTTCCGCATCCTCACGTGGCAGACCGGCTCGTTCGACATGGATCCGCCCGAGGCGCGCGAGTTCCTCGAGAAGATCGAGATGTCGGTCGAGGGCATCCTCATGGAGGCGATGCGGCAGATCGACGAGATCCGCCGCCTCGGCAGCGACATGCCGACGCTCCAGGCGAGCGTGCTCCTCGCGATGCCGATGATCCCGCCGCTGCGCGACCTCTCGCCCGAAGAGCTCGACGTCCTGCAGCTCGCGTACAACTACGGGCACGTCGAGACGGTGCTCAACAAGAGCCTCGCGAGCGATCTCGACACGTCGCAGATCCTCGTGAAGTTGATCAAGAGCGGCTACCTGCGCGTGGAGTGA
- a CDS encoding serine/threonine-protein kinase has product MGSDRYVLLERIGVGGMAEVFRASVRGAEGFERPIAIKRILPELSQDTDFVRMFVDEAKIAVQLQHPNIVQIFDLGREGREYFIAMELVHGKDLRAIQVRARQAGARLPLAVSLHIVMKVCEALHHAHCAVSHHGRPLCVVHRDVTPQNVLVSYDGEVKVTDFGLAKAVGRATETRAGVVKGKLAYMAPESFTGMGVDHRSDVFGAGILLWEMLSGRRLFVGANDMETVEKARLAIVPSLRAIDPSIPPEVERIVRTALARDREHRYPTAEAFHEELEAFAYGNQEFLTTASLASWLREWFPPPPPAIAPRGRDVATREIRLDEVGAPSRERAPETIPPDALIEDDSDVEPIGDEDMREMLDTMPPVDALDEPQVPRHVADAFDDTTGPRADAFDDVTGRLVPSFPDPFDDTTGKMMPAIADALVTEMRYDRELVQTVPHARITSTREPTDLGATPLDPAPAAAPGTQPLSWDDDEDKTVVGPRDDE; this is encoded by the coding sequence GTGGGGTCCGATCGCTACGTGCTGCTGGAGCGAATCGGCGTCGGAGGAATGGCCGAGGTGTTCCGCGCCTCGGTGCGCGGTGCCGAAGGGTTCGAGCGGCCGATCGCGATCAAGCGCATCCTCCCCGAGCTCTCGCAGGACACCGACTTCGTCCGGATGTTCGTGGACGAGGCGAAGATCGCGGTGCAGCTCCAGCACCCGAACATCGTCCAGATCTTCGATCTCGGGCGCGAGGGCCGCGAGTACTTCATCGCGATGGAGCTCGTGCACGGCAAGGACCTGCGCGCGATCCAGGTGCGCGCGAGGCAGGCCGGCGCGAGGCTGCCGCTCGCGGTCTCGCTGCACATCGTGATGAAGGTCTGCGAGGCGCTGCATCACGCGCACTGCGCGGTGTCGCACCACGGGCGGCCGCTCTGCGTCGTGCATCGCGACGTGACGCCGCAGAACGTGCTCGTCTCGTACGACGGCGAGGTGAAGGTCACGGACTTCGGGCTCGCGAAGGCCGTGGGCCGCGCCACCGAGACGCGCGCAGGCGTCGTGAAGGGCAAGCTCGCGTACATGGCGCCCGAGTCGTTCACGGGAATGGGCGTCGATCATCGCAGCGACGTGTTCGGCGCGGGGATCCTGCTCTGGGAGATGCTGAGCGGGCGGCGCTTGTTCGTGGGCGCGAACGACATGGAGACGGTCGAGAAGGCGCGCCTCGCGATCGTGCCCTCGCTGCGCGCGATCGATCCGTCGATCCCGCCCGAGGTCGAGCGCATCGTGCGCACCGCGCTCGCGCGTGATCGCGAGCATCGATACCCGACCGCCGAGGCGTTCCACGAAGAGCTCGAGGCGTTCGCGTACGGCAACCAGGAGTTCCTCACGACCGCATCGCTCGCGAGCTGGCTGCGCGAGTGGTTCCCGCCGCCTCCGCCGGCGATCGCGCCTCGCGGGCGTGACGTGGCGACGCGCGAGATCCGGCTCGACGAGGTCGGCGCTCCGTCGCGCGAGCGCGCGCCCGAGACGATCCCGCCCGACGCGCTGATCGAGGACGACAGCGACGTCGAGCCGATCGGCGACGAGGACATGCGCGAGATGCTCGACACGATGCCGCCCGTCGACGCGCTCGACGAGCCGCAGGTGCCGAGGCACGTGGCGGATGCGTTCGACGACACCACCGGACCGCGCGCGGACGCGTTCGACGACGTCACGGGGCGGCTCGTGCCTTCGTTCCCCGACCCGTTCGACGATACGACCGGCAAGATGATGCCGGCGATCGCCGACGCGCTCGTGACCGAGATGCGCTACGACCGCGAGCTCGTGCAGACGGTGCCGCACGCGCGCATCACGAGCACGCGCGAGCCGACGGATCTCGGTGCGACGCCGCTCGATCCCGCGCCTGCCGCCGCGCCCGGGACCCAGCCGCTCTCGTGGGACGACGACGAGGACAAGACCGTCGTCGGGCCGCGCGACGACGAGTGA